The Desulfuromonas acetoxidans DSM 684 DNA segment TGTCCAGAACATGTGAAATTTGCGGCAAAAAACCGGTAACCGGCAACAACGTCAGCCATGCACATAATAAAACCCGTAAAGTATGGTACCCCAACTTGCAAAAGGTTCGGGCGGTGAAGAATGGCAGCGTCCAGACCATGAAAGTCTGCACCCGTTGCATCCGTTCCGGGGCAGTTGTTAAAGGTTAACCGCACAACGGTAAAACAATTCCATCGAAAAGGGGAGCTGCCATCAAGGTCAACTCCCCTTTTTCCGTTTCTTGCTTTTCTGCATCTCTTTTAAATGTTTTCGATAGACGGCAGCGCTATCCGCGAGCGCTTTCCGGCATGGCCTTGCAGCCAAAGCACGTTCCAGCTTCT contains these protein-coding regions:
- the rpmB gene encoding 50S ribosomal protein L28, whose amino-acid sequence is SRTCEICGKKPVTGNNVSHAHNKTRKVWYPNLQKVRAVKNGSVQTMKVCTRCIRSGAVVKG